One genomic window of Paramormyrops kingsleyae isolate MSU_618 chromosome 20, PKINGS_0.4, whole genome shotgun sequence includes the following:
- the pdcd11 gene encoding protein RRP5 homolog isoform X1 — protein sequence MASLEEDFPRGGTSKKTAGSKSTVERIEVDNLFQICEPEVKKRKSTKGDAKGAKKQRSGKEGSLKLNTAEATDILSFKNIKVGTLFLGCVKEVTDFQVTVSLPNGLKGFLPVGNVSASFTKMLTSQLEMEDSLEEISSLPSLFPPGKLLRCVVSGLETTQKGHTSVRLSINPKEVNKGFTPESLKAGMMLSGCVESIEDHGFLVDIGVSGTKAFLPKGKEVKGATKQGGFKVGQHVDCVLKEVKNEGRIVLLATTSSAITQSCAETQHGWTLRNLLPGLMVKAQVQKVGKHRLFLEFLSSFSGTVDFLHMDRDKASSYNPGETLKACVLYVEPSSRSMGLSLREHLLNPGPLLEPVTSDLIGEVFEDCRMTSLHPASGAILELPEKMAAFVHKQHLKDIGETFTSDQVMAKSSHTCRILDFSPLEQMHTATLRRAIVDAMFFRYQDFQPGQLVEGTVSSLLTFGVIVELTDYIKGMVPRIHLADVVLKNPEKVYKVGSKVKCRVLSVDRASQKLLLTRKKALLSSTLPLISSYSGVRVGQVSHGWIVSVQNFGCIVRFFGDVKGLVPVGELSKERVSVPQSLFYVGQVVKAKVLSCDAAQEKLLLSFRAVADKESQATRRFSFETGKEVEAKVLRKHLEGLEVSILPEDAPAFLPIGHLSDHMSNCSLFWGALKEGDTLSNTVSLRTNKSNTILTQKPLVKAAITDGLVAKEFSDIQVGMHLVGWIKDVMPYGVFVEFPYGLVGLAPKSAMSDKFVSNTESVFQKGQTVAAKVTDLDEEKRRFLLSLKVSEVCFEEGDSRRRLVQGLQERNAVAEMVAAKDPELLQYLRPLAVGQKLKLAVDVVSGDKSATFVRDGLSGVSIVATPDHLSGVTLTSGQKVTAIILHVDPCASKIYVSLAPQLLGKRKKLNAGAKLSATVQYVERDFAVISLGDSGHLTIVHTTVHLNDTFRFKSEKMAVGRTLNVTVKEARCEDLGGLPLVSWTSVSASTPSREKKAIPEGVAVSRKHTYKKGDVLTGTVKSVKPLCVFVSLPGGVRGSIHVSQIQETFKKACSFPTASLKKGKTVTARVIGERECSDHKLLPISHPESKFTELELTLLPSLLKEEANLEDIKTGKKLKAYQAGQDVTCFVSKYDIQKKWLKVILTPSVSGTVDVLAMTLDRQVAKYPERMFKMGQALPAKVVGLDSSKKRLSLSLIGVCRLTPGTVTLGRVQELLANSGLVVSLPFSRLGYVSVVDLADSYRPKPLEGYWVGKIVRCCVVGEEPDHLQLSLRASRMEPETTVPVKDPEISSIGDLKRGRLVRGYVKHVGAQGVFIRLSRTITGLARFEHVTSYHVTDKDIFAKHIPLHALYTTKVLRVNKKEGQVELSLLPEDTGKPDILPESLALPLRERGQENKTKDSKKRKRLPGELHKHGKIGTTETAGESEEDDSGVDAYFHEEEEEAPPKKPKKALQPVKAGQQRLQVAGGFSWDLGLSALRPAVSQKGADRSDEEDEQAQKKSRKDKEVEKQQAERVLSKLESELMDPSLRPESASSFERLVLSSPNSSLVWLQYMAFHLQATEIEQARAVGERALKTISFREEQEKLNVWVALLNLENLYGSQESLQKVFERALQYCEPLAVYQQLADVYAKSDKHKEAEALYKNMVKRFRQDRSVWLSYGTFLLRQGQNDAAHSVLQRALRSLPDKEHVDLIVKFAQLEFQHGDVDRAKSMFDRTLTSYPKRTDLWSVYIDLMIKHGPQKEVRDLFDRVIHLSVAVKRIKFFFKRYLEYEKKSGTAESVQAVKEKALQYVEAKGAEGAEAAS from the exons ATGGCATCGTTAGAAGAGGATTTCCCACGCGGGGGGACTTCAAAGAAGACCGCTGGAAGTAAATCAACTGTCGAGCGCATTGAAGTGGATAACTTATTTCAG ATATGTGAGCCAGAAGTAAAAAAACGAAAATCGACCAAAGGCGACGCAAAGGGTGCGAAGAAGCAAAGGAGCGGCAAAGAGGGCTCGCTAAAGCTCAACACAGCAGAGGCCACAGATATCCTCAGTTTTAAG AACATCAAAGTCGGAACCTTATTTTTGGGATGCGTGAAGGAGGTCACTGACTTCCAGGTGACTGTCAGTCTTCCAAATGGTCTGAAAGGATTTCTTCCTGTGGGCAATGTCTCAGCATCCTTTACAAAGATGCTTACCAGTCAGCTGGAGATGGAAGACAGCCTGGAG GAGATATCCTCACTGCCCAGCCTTTTTCCTCCTGGAAAGTTGCTCCGGTGCGTTGTGTCTGGTTTGGAAACCACTCAGAAGGGACATACGAGCGTCAGGCTATCTATTAACCCAAAGGAGGTGAACAAAGGATTCACCCCTGAATCCCTAAAAGCTGGAATG ATGCTCAGCGGATGCGTGGAGAGCATTGAGGATCATGGTTTTCTCGTTGACATTGGTGTGAGTGGAACCAAAGCTTTCTTGCCAAAGGGAAAGGAGGTAAAGGGCGCTACGAAACAGGGGG GGTTCAAGGTGGGCCAGCATGTGGACTGCGTTCTAAAGGAGGTTAAGAACGAGGGCCGCATTGTCCTCCTCGCCACCACCTCCTCTGCCATCACCCAGTCCTGTGCGGAGACTCAGCACGGCTGGACTCTCCGGAATCTTCTCCCCGGCCTGATGGTCAAAGCGCAGGTCCAGAAG GTGGGCAAACACAGGCTGTTTCTGGAATTCCTCTCCTCCTTCTCTGGCACGGTGGACTTCCTGCACATGGATCGTGACAAAGCCTCCAGCTACAACCCTGGAGAGACT TTGAAGGCCTGCGTGCTGTACGTCGAGCCCTCCTCTCGGTCCATGGGGCTGTCCCTACGCGAGCATCTCCTCAACCCAGGCCCGCTGTTGGAGCCCGTCACCAGCGACCTCATCGGCGAGGTCTTTGAGGACTGCAGGATGACGTCCTTGCATCCGGCCTCTGGAGCCATTTTGGAGCTGCCTGAGAAGATGGCGGCTTTCGTGCAT AAGCAGCACCTGAAGGACATTGGTGAGACCTTCACCTCTGACCAGGTCATGGCCAAGTCGTCTCACACCTGCAGGATTCTGGATTTCAGCCCGCTGGAGCAGATGCATACAGCCACGCTGCGCAG GGCCATCGTAGATGCAATGTTCTTCAGATATCAGGATTTCCAACCTGGACAGTTGGTAGAG GGCACGGTGTCCTCTCTGCTGACCTTCGGGGTCATCGTGGAGTTGACGGACTACATCAAAGGGATGGTGCCCAGGATTCACCTGGCCGATGTAGTGCTGAAGAACCCGGAGAAGGTGTACAAAGTGGGGAGCAAAGTCAAGTGTCGG GTGCTGTCAGTGGACCGCGCTTCACAGAAGTTGCTGTTGACACGGAAGAAGGCGCTGCTGAGCTCCACCCTGCCCCTGATCAGCAGCTACTCCGGCGTCCGAGTCGGCCAGGTGTCGCACGGCTGGATCGTCAGCGTGCAGAACTTCGGCTGTATCGTCCGCTTCTTCGGCGACGTGAAGGGGCTGGTTCCCGTCGGAGAACTGAGCAAGGAGCGGGTGTCTGTCCCACAGAGCCTTTTTTACGTCGGCCAG GTCGTCAAAGCGAAGGTGCTGTCCTGTGATGCCGCTCAGGAGAAACTGCTGCTGTCCTTCAGGGCCGTGGCGGATAAGGAGAGCCAGGCCACCCGTAGGTTTAGCTTCGAAACTGGAAAG GAAGTGGAGGCCAAGGTGTTGAGGAAGCACCTCGAAGGCCTGGAGGTTTCCATCCTCCCTGAAGATGCCCCTGCTTTCCTTCCCATAGGCCATCTGTCTGATCACATGTCCAACTGCTCTCTGTTTTGGGGGGCTTTGAAAGAGGGAGACACCCTCTCCAACACAGTTAGCCTCAGGACCAACAAATCCAACACC ATTCTAACCCAGAAGCCCCTCGTGAAAGCCGCCATCACAGACGGCCTGGTAGCCAAAGAGTTCTCTGACATCCAGGTGGGGATGCATCTCGTGGGCTGGATCAAGGACGTCATGCCGTACGGGGTCTTCGTGGAGTTCCCCTACGGCCTCGTGGGCCTGGCGCCCAAGTCC GCTATGAGTGACAAGTTTGTCAGCAACACCGAGAGCGTCTTCCAGAAAGGCCAGACGGTGGCTGCCAAGGTCACCGACTTGGACGAGGAGAAACGCAGGTTCCTCCTCTCCCTAAAGGTGTCGGAAGTCTGCTTTGAAGAGGGAGATTCCCGGAGAAGGCTTGTTCAGGGCCTGCAGGAGAGGAACGCCGTGGCAGAAATGGTGGCCGCCAAGG ATCCTGAGCTTCTCCAGTACCTTCGCCCTTTGGCAGTAGGGCAGAAGCTGAAGCTGGCTGTTGACGTAGTGAGCGGCGACAAAAGTGCCACATTCGTGAGAGATGGACTAAGCGGAGTCAGCATAGTCGCAACTCCGGACCATCTGAGCG GTGTGACATTGACCTCGGGGCAGAAAGTGACAGCCATTATACTCCACGTGGACCCCTGTGCATCGAAGATCTATGTCTCTCTTGCTCCACAGCTGTTGGGGAAGAGGAAGAAG CTTAACGCAGGTGCAAAGCTATCAGCTACAGTGCAGTACGTGGAACGAGACTTTGCCGTCATCTCATTGGGCGACAGCGGTCATCTGACCATAGTCCACACGACTGTTCATTTGAACGACACGTTCCGCTTCAAGTCGGAGAAGATGGCCGTGGGGCGGACCCTGAACGTCACCGTCAAGGAGGCTCGCTGCGAAGACCTCGGAGGGCTTCCGCTGGTGTCGTGGACGTCCGTCTCGGCGTCCACACCCAGCAGGGAAAAGAAAGCGATTCCCGAGGGCGTGGCTGTGAGTAGAAAGCACACCTACAAGAAGGGCGACGTGCTGACCGGCACGGTCAAGTCCGTGAAGCCCCTCTGTGTGTTCGTCAGCCTGCCCGGCGGCGTCCGAGGCAGCATCCACGTCTCTCAGATCCAGGAGACGTTCAAAAAGGCTTGCAGCTTCCCCACGGCCTCCCTGAAGAAGGGCAAGACTGTCACCGCCAGGGTCATTGGGGAGAGGGAGTGTTCCGATCACAA GCTTCTGCCAATTTCCCACCCAGAGTCCAAGTTCACAGAACTTGAACTGACGTTACTCCCAAG CTTGCTGAAAGAGGAGGCCAATCTTGAGGACATCAAGACCGGCAAGAAACTGAAGGCCTACCAGGCCGGGCAGGACGTCACCTGCTTCGTGTCTAAG TATGACATTCAGAAGAAATGGCTGAAGGTGATCCTCACCCCCTCCGTTAGCGGGACGGTGGACGTTCTGGCCATGACCCTGGATCGCCAA GTGGCCAAATATCCAGAGAGGATGTTCAAAATGGGCCAAGCTCTCCCAGCCAAAGTCGTCGGACTGGACAGCTCAAAGAAGCGGCTTTCTCTGTCCCTCATAG GCGTGTGCAGACTCACCCCCGGGACGGTCACTCTGGGAAGAGTGCAGGAGCTGCTAGCAAACAGCGGCCTGGTGGTATCGCTGCCCTTCAGCCGGTTGGGCTACGTGTCGGTGGTGGACCTCGCCGACTCCTACAGGCCGAAGCCCCTGGAAGGCTATTGGGTCGGCAAAATCGTCAG GTGCTGCGTCGTCGGAGAGGAGCCTGACCATTTGCAGCTGTCTCTCCGTGCATCCAG GATGGAGCCTGAAACCACAGTTCCTGTGAAAGATCCAGAGATCTCATCTATCGGGGACCTTAAGAGAGGCAGGCTTGTCCGCGGTTACGTCAAGCATGTTGGAGCCCAGGGTGTCTTCATAAG GTTATCCAGGACGATCACAGGACTGGCCAGATTTGAGCATGTGACTAGCTATCATGTGACCGATAAGGATATATTTGCCAAGCACATACCTCTACATGCCCTGTACACCACCAAGGTGCTCAG AGTCAACAAAAAAGAAGGTCAGGTTGAACTTTCTCTGCTGCCAGAAGACACCGGAAAACCAGACATTCTCCCAGAATCCCTTGCTCTTCcgctgagagagagagggcaggaaaacaaaacaaaagattcAAAGAAGCGAAAGAGGCTGCCG GGGGAGCTTCACAAACACGGGAAGATCGGGACCACGGAGACGGCTGGGGAATCGGAGGAGGATGACAGCGGGGTGGACGCCTACTTccatgaggaagaggaagaggctCCCCCAAAAAAG cccaagaAGGCCCTGCAGCCCGTCAAGGCGGGTCAGCAGAGGCTCCAGGTAGCAGGTGGCTTCTCCTGGGATCTGGGCCTCAGTGCTCTGCGACCAGCCGTCAGCCAGAAGGGGGCCGACCGCAGTGACGAGGAGGATGAGCAGGCCCAG AAGAAAAGCCGTAAGGACAAGGAGGTAGAGAAGCAGCAGGCGGAGAGGGTGCTGTCCAAGCTGGAGAGCGAGCTGATGGACCCCAGTCTGAGGCCCGAGTCGGCGAGCAGCTTCGAGCGGCTGGTGCTCAGCTCCCCCAACAGCTCGTTGGTCTGGCTGCAGTACATGGCCTTCCATCTCCAGGCCACGGAGATCGAGCAGGCGCGCGCCGTGGGCGAGAGGGCCCTCAAGACCATCTCCTTCAG GGAGGAGCAGGAGAAACTCAACGTGTGGGTGGCCCTTCTCAACCTGGAGAACCTGTACGGCTCGCAGGAGAGCCTGCAGAAGGTGTTCGAGAGGGCGCTGCAGTACTGCGAGCCGCTGGCCGTCTACCAGCAGCTGGCCGACGTCTACGCCAAGTCTGACAAGCACAAG GAGGCCGAGGCGCTGTATAAGAACATGGTGAAACGCTTCCGCCAGGACAGGTCTGTGTGGCTGAGCTACGGCACATTCCTCCTCAGACAGGGTCAGAATGATGCTGCTCACTCTGTCCTCCAGAGGGCGCTCCGGAGTCTCCCAGACAAAGAGC ATGTGGACCTGATAGTGAAGTTTGCTCAGCTGGAGTTCCAGCACGGAGATGTGGACCGGGCTAAGTCTATGTTTGACAGAACCCTGACGAGCTACCCCAAGCGCACGGATCTTTGGTCTGTCTACATAGACCTGATGATCAAGCACGGCCCCCAGAAGGAAGTCCG GGATCTGTTTGACCGCGTGATCCACCTGAGTGTGGCAGTCAAGAGGATCAAGTTCTTTTTCAAGAGGTACCTGGAGTATGAAAAGAAGAGCGGGACGGCAGAGAGTGTGCAGGCCGTGAAGGAGAAAGCCTTGCAGTACGTGGAGGCTAAGGGAGCCGAGGGAGCCGAGGCAGCCAGCTAG
- the pdcd11 gene encoding protein RRP5 homolog isoform X2: MASLEEDFPRGGTSKKTAGSKSTVERIEVDNLFQICEPEVKKRKSTKGDAKGAKKQRSGKEGSLKLNTAEATDILSFKNIKVGTLFLGCVKEVTDFQVTVSLPNGLKGFLPVGNVSASFTKMLTSQLEMEDSLEEISSLPSLFPPGKLLRCVVSGLETTQKGHTSVRLSINPKEVNKGFTPESLKAGMMLSGCVESIEDHGFLVDIGVSGTKAFLPKGKEVKGATKQGGFKVGQHVDCVLKEVKNEGRIVLLATTSSAITQSCAETQHGWTLRNLLPGLMVKAQVQKVGKHRLFLEFLSSFSGTVDFLHMDRDKASSYNPGETLKACVLYVEPSSRSMGLSLREHLLNPGPLLEPVTSDLIGEVFEDCRMTSLHPASGAILELPEKMAAFVHKQHLKDIGETFTSDQVMAKSSHTCRILDFSPLEQMHTATLRRAIVDAMFFRYQDFQPGQLVEGTVSSLLTFGVIVELTDYIKGMVPRIHLADVVLKNPEKVYKVGSKVKCRVLSVDRASQKLLLTRKKALLSSTLPLISSYSGVRVGQVSHGWIVSVQNFGCIVRFFGDVKGLVPVGELSKERVSVPQSLFYVGQVVKAKVLSCDAAQEKLLLSFRAVADKESQATRRFSFETGKEVEAKVLRKHLEGLEVSILPEDAPAFLPIGHLSDHMSNCSLFWGALKEGDTLSNTVSLRTNKSNTILTQKPLVKAAITDGLVAKEFSDIQVGMHLVGWIKDVMPYGVFVEFPYGLVGLAPKSAMSDKFVSNTESVFQKGQTVAAKVTDLDEEKRRFLLSLKVSEVCFEEGDSRRRLVQGLQERNAVAEMVAAKDPELLQYLRPLAVGQKLKLAVDVVSGDKSATFVRDGLSGVSIVATPDHLSGVTLTSGQKVTAIILHVDPCASKIYVSLAPQLLGKRKKLNAGAKLSATVQYVERDFAVISLGDSGHLTIVHTTVHLNDTFRFKSEKMAVGRTLNVTVKEARCEDLGGLPLVSWTSVSASTPSREKKAIPEGVAVSRKHTYKKGDVLTGTVKSVKPLCVFVSLPGGVRGSIHVSQIQETFKKACSFPTASLKKGKTVTARVIGERECSDHKLLPISHPESKFTELELTLLPSLLKEEANLEDIKTGKKLKAYQAGQDVTCFVSKYDIQKKWLKVILTPSVSGTVDVLAMTLDRQVAKYPERMFKMGQALPAKVVGLDSSKKRLSLSLIGVCRLTPGTVTLGRVQELLANSGLVVSLPFSRLGYVSVVDLADSYRPKPLEGYWVGKIVRCCVVGEEPDHLQLSLRASRMEPETTVPVKDPEISSIGDLKRGRLVRGYVKHVGAQGVFIRLSRTITGLARFEHVTSYHVTDKDIFAKHIPLHALYTTKVLRVNKKEGQVELSLLPEDTGKPDILPESLALPLRERGQENKTKDSKKRKRLPGELHKHGKIGTTETAGESEEDDSGVDAYFHEEEEEAPPKKAQEGPAARQGGSAEAPGSRWLLLGSGPQCSATSRQPEGGRPQ, encoded by the exons ATGGCATCGTTAGAAGAGGATTTCCCACGCGGGGGGACTTCAAAGAAGACCGCTGGAAGTAAATCAACTGTCGAGCGCATTGAAGTGGATAACTTATTTCAG ATATGTGAGCCAGAAGTAAAAAAACGAAAATCGACCAAAGGCGACGCAAAGGGTGCGAAGAAGCAAAGGAGCGGCAAAGAGGGCTCGCTAAAGCTCAACACAGCAGAGGCCACAGATATCCTCAGTTTTAAG AACATCAAAGTCGGAACCTTATTTTTGGGATGCGTGAAGGAGGTCACTGACTTCCAGGTGACTGTCAGTCTTCCAAATGGTCTGAAAGGATTTCTTCCTGTGGGCAATGTCTCAGCATCCTTTACAAAGATGCTTACCAGTCAGCTGGAGATGGAAGACAGCCTGGAG GAGATATCCTCACTGCCCAGCCTTTTTCCTCCTGGAAAGTTGCTCCGGTGCGTTGTGTCTGGTTTGGAAACCACTCAGAAGGGACATACGAGCGTCAGGCTATCTATTAACCCAAAGGAGGTGAACAAAGGATTCACCCCTGAATCCCTAAAAGCTGGAATG ATGCTCAGCGGATGCGTGGAGAGCATTGAGGATCATGGTTTTCTCGTTGACATTGGTGTGAGTGGAACCAAAGCTTTCTTGCCAAAGGGAAAGGAGGTAAAGGGCGCTACGAAACAGGGGG GGTTCAAGGTGGGCCAGCATGTGGACTGCGTTCTAAAGGAGGTTAAGAACGAGGGCCGCATTGTCCTCCTCGCCACCACCTCCTCTGCCATCACCCAGTCCTGTGCGGAGACTCAGCACGGCTGGACTCTCCGGAATCTTCTCCCCGGCCTGATGGTCAAAGCGCAGGTCCAGAAG GTGGGCAAACACAGGCTGTTTCTGGAATTCCTCTCCTCCTTCTCTGGCACGGTGGACTTCCTGCACATGGATCGTGACAAAGCCTCCAGCTACAACCCTGGAGAGACT TTGAAGGCCTGCGTGCTGTACGTCGAGCCCTCCTCTCGGTCCATGGGGCTGTCCCTACGCGAGCATCTCCTCAACCCAGGCCCGCTGTTGGAGCCCGTCACCAGCGACCTCATCGGCGAGGTCTTTGAGGACTGCAGGATGACGTCCTTGCATCCGGCCTCTGGAGCCATTTTGGAGCTGCCTGAGAAGATGGCGGCTTTCGTGCAT AAGCAGCACCTGAAGGACATTGGTGAGACCTTCACCTCTGACCAGGTCATGGCCAAGTCGTCTCACACCTGCAGGATTCTGGATTTCAGCCCGCTGGAGCAGATGCATACAGCCACGCTGCGCAG GGCCATCGTAGATGCAATGTTCTTCAGATATCAGGATTTCCAACCTGGACAGTTGGTAGAG GGCACGGTGTCCTCTCTGCTGACCTTCGGGGTCATCGTGGAGTTGACGGACTACATCAAAGGGATGGTGCCCAGGATTCACCTGGCCGATGTAGTGCTGAAGAACCCGGAGAAGGTGTACAAAGTGGGGAGCAAAGTCAAGTGTCGG GTGCTGTCAGTGGACCGCGCTTCACAGAAGTTGCTGTTGACACGGAAGAAGGCGCTGCTGAGCTCCACCCTGCCCCTGATCAGCAGCTACTCCGGCGTCCGAGTCGGCCAGGTGTCGCACGGCTGGATCGTCAGCGTGCAGAACTTCGGCTGTATCGTCCGCTTCTTCGGCGACGTGAAGGGGCTGGTTCCCGTCGGAGAACTGAGCAAGGAGCGGGTGTCTGTCCCACAGAGCCTTTTTTACGTCGGCCAG GTCGTCAAAGCGAAGGTGCTGTCCTGTGATGCCGCTCAGGAGAAACTGCTGCTGTCCTTCAGGGCCGTGGCGGATAAGGAGAGCCAGGCCACCCGTAGGTTTAGCTTCGAAACTGGAAAG GAAGTGGAGGCCAAGGTGTTGAGGAAGCACCTCGAAGGCCTGGAGGTTTCCATCCTCCCTGAAGATGCCCCTGCTTTCCTTCCCATAGGCCATCTGTCTGATCACATGTCCAACTGCTCTCTGTTTTGGGGGGCTTTGAAAGAGGGAGACACCCTCTCCAACACAGTTAGCCTCAGGACCAACAAATCCAACACC ATTCTAACCCAGAAGCCCCTCGTGAAAGCCGCCATCACAGACGGCCTGGTAGCCAAAGAGTTCTCTGACATCCAGGTGGGGATGCATCTCGTGGGCTGGATCAAGGACGTCATGCCGTACGGGGTCTTCGTGGAGTTCCCCTACGGCCTCGTGGGCCTGGCGCCCAAGTCC GCTATGAGTGACAAGTTTGTCAGCAACACCGAGAGCGTCTTCCAGAAAGGCCAGACGGTGGCTGCCAAGGTCACCGACTTGGACGAGGAGAAACGCAGGTTCCTCCTCTCCCTAAAGGTGTCGGAAGTCTGCTTTGAAGAGGGAGATTCCCGGAGAAGGCTTGTTCAGGGCCTGCAGGAGAGGAACGCCGTGGCAGAAATGGTGGCCGCCAAGG ATCCTGAGCTTCTCCAGTACCTTCGCCCTTTGGCAGTAGGGCAGAAGCTGAAGCTGGCTGTTGACGTAGTGAGCGGCGACAAAAGTGCCACATTCGTGAGAGATGGACTAAGCGGAGTCAGCATAGTCGCAACTCCGGACCATCTGAGCG GTGTGACATTGACCTCGGGGCAGAAAGTGACAGCCATTATACTCCACGTGGACCCCTGTGCATCGAAGATCTATGTCTCTCTTGCTCCACAGCTGTTGGGGAAGAGGAAGAAG CTTAACGCAGGTGCAAAGCTATCAGCTACAGTGCAGTACGTGGAACGAGACTTTGCCGTCATCTCATTGGGCGACAGCGGTCATCTGACCATAGTCCACACGACTGTTCATTTGAACGACACGTTCCGCTTCAAGTCGGAGAAGATGGCCGTGGGGCGGACCCTGAACGTCACCGTCAAGGAGGCTCGCTGCGAAGACCTCGGAGGGCTTCCGCTGGTGTCGTGGACGTCCGTCTCGGCGTCCACACCCAGCAGGGAAAAGAAAGCGATTCCCGAGGGCGTGGCTGTGAGTAGAAAGCACACCTACAAGAAGGGCGACGTGCTGACCGGCACGGTCAAGTCCGTGAAGCCCCTCTGTGTGTTCGTCAGCCTGCCCGGCGGCGTCCGAGGCAGCATCCACGTCTCTCAGATCCAGGAGACGTTCAAAAAGGCTTGCAGCTTCCCCACGGCCTCCCTGAAGAAGGGCAAGACTGTCACCGCCAGGGTCATTGGGGAGAGGGAGTGTTCCGATCACAA GCTTCTGCCAATTTCCCACCCAGAGTCCAAGTTCACAGAACTTGAACTGACGTTACTCCCAAG CTTGCTGAAAGAGGAGGCCAATCTTGAGGACATCAAGACCGGCAAGAAACTGAAGGCCTACCAGGCCGGGCAGGACGTCACCTGCTTCGTGTCTAAG TATGACATTCAGAAGAAATGGCTGAAGGTGATCCTCACCCCCTCCGTTAGCGGGACGGTGGACGTTCTGGCCATGACCCTGGATCGCCAA GTGGCCAAATATCCAGAGAGGATGTTCAAAATGGGCCAAGCTCTCCCAGCCAAAGTCGTCGGACTGGACAGCTCAAAGAAGCGGCTTTCTCTGTCCCTCATAG GCGTGTGCAGACTCACCCCCGGGACGGTCACTCTGGGAAGAGTGCAGGAGCTGCTAGCAAACAGCGGCCTGGTGGTATCGCTGCCCTTCAGCCGGTTGGGCTACGTGTCGGTGGTGGACCTCGCCGACTCCTACAGGCCGAAGCCCCTGGAAGGCTATTGGGTCGGCAAAATCGTCAG GTGCTGCGTCGTCGGAGAGGAGCCTGACCATTTGCAGCTGTCTCTCCGTGCATCCAG GATGGAGCCTGAAACCACAGTTCCTGTGAAAGATCCAGAGATCTCATCTATCGGGGACCTTAAGAGAGGCAGGCTTGTCCGCGGTTACGTCAAGCATGTTGGAGCCCAGGGTGTCTTCATAAG GTTATCCAGGACGATCACAGGACTGGCCAGATTTGAGCATGTGACTAGCTATCATGTGACCGATAAGGATATATTTGCCAAGCACATACCTCTACATGCCCTGTACACCACCAAGGTGCTCAG AGTCAACAAAAAAGAAGGTCAGGTTGAACTTTCTCTGCTGCCAGAAGACACCGGAAAACCAGACATTCTCCCAGAATCCCTTGCTCTTCcgctgagagagagagggcaggaaaacaaaacaaaagattcAAAGAAGCGAAAGAGGCTGCCG GGGGAGCTTCACAAACACGGGAAGATCGGGACCACGGAGACGGCTGGGGAATCGGAGGAGGATGACAGCGGGGTGGACGCCTACTTccatgaggaagaggaagaggctCCCCCAAAAAA agcccaagaAGGCCCTGCAGCCCGTCAAGGCGGGTCAGCAGAGGCTCCAGGTAGCAGGTGGCTTCTCCTGGGATCTGGGCCTCAGTGCTCTGCGACCAGCCGTCAGCCAGAAGGGGGCCGACCGCAGTGA